One part of the Lotus japonicus ecotype B-129 chromosome 2, LjGifu_v1.2 genome encodes these proteins:
- the LOC130738849 gene encoding uncharacterized protein LOC130738849 isoform X1, which yields MLGTALQFGDFRGEDRFYIPVKARKNQNQRKQAQRDKSVENEAALKSQLVASEDRNLNESSNSSNKPSSCPSVGSSNIDRFLESTTPIVPVQYFSKTTMRGWKTCDVEYLSYFSLNDLWESFREWSAYGAGVPLLLDGRESVVQYYVPYLSAIQLYGQSAKKSNAKPRYTGEDSDGDYYRDSSSDASSDSEFGKRTENFIAQSSQYRPGNVSFQMSSYLYMINTMRCKMGFLAMTVNLGTLKIFFLSILIKILLIAVNHWLTRPVLVLINVWLIYRYFEQSILYFIIFGQILDLAHHYPSLKSLRSCDLLPSSWLSVAWYPIYRIPTGPTLKDLDACFLTYHTPYTLDRLKFSGNGGAQAPILLMDGVAKISLPTFAMAAYKLKGSIWLQNGVSDNQVANSLLQAADNWLRLHQVNHPDYRFFVTHGTYHK from the exons ATGTTGGGGACTGCCTTGCAATTTGGGGATTTTCGTGGCGAGGATCGGTTTTACATTCCGGTGAAGGCAAGGAAGAACCAGAACCAGCGTAAGCAAGCTCAGAGAGATAAGAGTGTTGAAAATGAGGCTGCTTTGAAGAGCCAGCTTGTTGCTTCTGAGGATAGGAACCTCAATGAATCTTCGAATTCGTCGAACAAACCATCTTCTTGTCCTTCTGTAGGTTCTAGTAACATTGATAGGTTCCTGGAGTCAACAACACCTATAGTCCCAGTTCAGTATTTCTCTAAG ACAACAATGAGAGGTTGGAAGACTTGTGATGTGGAGTATCTATCTTACTTCTCCCTGAACGATCTCTGGGAATCATTTAGGGAATGGAGTGCATATGGAGCAGGCGTGCCTTTGCTACTTGATGGAAGAGAATCTGTTGTCCAATATTATGTTCCTTATTTGTCGGCTATTCAACTATATGGTCAATCAGCTAAGAAGTCGAATGCTAAGCCAAG ATACACTGGTGAAGATAGTGATGGTGATTACTACAGGGATTCAAGTAGCGATGCAAGTAGTgatagtgaatttggaaaaaGGACTGAAAATTTTATAGCACAAAGTAGTCAATATCGACCAGGCAATGTTTCTTTTCAAATGAGCAGTTATCTGTACATGATAAACACTATGCGATGCAAGATGGGTTTTCTAGCGATGACAGTGAATCTGGGAACCCTCAAGATCTTCTTTTTGAGTATTTTGATCAAGATCCTCCTTATAGCCGTGAACCATTGGCTGACAAGGCCAGTTCTGGTCTTAATTAATGTGTGGCTTATTTACCGTTATTTTGAACAATCcatcttatattttattatatttggaCAGATACTAGATCTTGCACACCACTATCCTAGCCTCAAATCATTGAGAAGTTGTGATTTACTGCCATCCAGTTGGTTGTCTGTGGCATG GTATCCTATATATCGAATACCCACAGGTCCAACATTAAAAGATTTAGATGCCTGCTTTCTTACTTACCATACTCCATACACCCTTGACAG ATTAAAATTTTCAGGAAATGGGGGTGCTCAGGCTCCAATTTTGCTTATGGATGGTGTAGCAAAGATTTCCTTACCTACTTTTGCAATGGCAGCCTACAAGTTAAAGGGATCTATATGGCTGCAAAATGGAGTTAGTGACAATCAGGTGGCAAATTCTCTCTTGCAGGCTGCAGATAACTGGTTAAGGCTACATCAGGTGAATCACCCAGATTATCGGTTCTTTGTAACACATGGCACATACCACAAGTGA
- the LOC130738849 gene encoding uncharacterized protein LOC130738849 isoform X2, translating to MLGTALQFGDFRGEDRFYIPVKARKNQNQRKQAQRDKSVENEAALKSQLVASEDRNLNESSNSSNKPSSCPSVGSSNIDRFLESTTPIVPVQYFSKTTMRGWKTCDVEYLSYFSLNDLWESFREWSAYGAGVPLLLDGRESVVQYYVPYLSAIQLYGQSAKKSNAKPRYTGEDSDGDYYRDSSSDASSDSEFGKRTENFIAQSSQYRPGNVSFQMSSYLYMINTMRCKMGFLAMTVNLGTLKIFFLSILIKILLIAVNHWLTRPVLVLINVWLIYRYFEQSILYFIIFGQILDLAHHYPSLKSLRSCDLLPSSWLSVAWYPIYRIPTGPTLKDLDACFLTYHTPYTLDRKWGCSGSNFAYGWCSKDFLTYFCNGSLQVKGIYMAAKWS from the exons ATGTTGGGGACTGCCTTGCAATTTGGGGATTTTCGTGGCGAGGATCGGTTTTACATTCCGGTGAAGGCAAGGAAGAACCAGAACCAGCGTAAGCAAGCTCAGAGAGATAAGAGTGTTGAAAATGAGGCTGCTTTGAAGAGCCAGCTTGTTGCTTCTGAGGATAGGAACCTCAATGAATCTTCGAATTCGTCGAACAAACCATCTTCTTGTCCTTCTGTAGGTTCTAGTAACATTGATAGGTTCCTGGAGTCAACAACACCTATAGTCCCAGTTCAGTATTTCTCTAAG ACAACAATGAGAGGTTGGAAGACTTGTGATGTGGAGTATCTATCTTACTTCTCCCTGAACGATCTCTGGGAATCATTTAGGGAATGGAGTGCATATGGAGCAGGCGTGCCTTTGCTACTTGATGGAAGAGAATCTGTTGTCCAATATTATGTTCCTTATTTGTCGGCTATTCAACTATATGGTCAATCAGCTAAGAAGTCGAATGCTAAGCCAAG ATACACTGGTGAAGATAGTGATGGTGATTACTACAGGGATTCAAGTAGCGATGCAAGTAGTgatagtgaatttggaaaaaGGACTGAAAATTTTATAGCACAAAGTAGTCAATATCGACCAGGCAATGTTTCTTTTCAAATGAGCAGTTATCTGTACATGATAAACACTATGCGATGCAAGATGGGTTTTCTAGCGATGACAGTGAATCTGGGAACCCTCAAGATCTTCTTTTTGAGTATTTTGATCAAGATCCTCCTTATAGCCGTGAACCATTGGCTGACAAGGCCAGTTCTGGTCTTAATTAATGTGTGGCTTATTTACCGTTATTTTGAACAATCcatcttatattttattatatttggaCAGATACTAGATCTTGCACACCACTATCCTAGCCTCAAATCATTGAGAAGTTGTGATTTACTGCCATCCAGTTGGTTGTCTGTGGCATG GTATCCTATATATCGAATACCCACAGGTCCAACATTAAAAGATTTAGATGCCTGCTTTCTTACTTACCATACTCCATACACCCTTGACAG GAAATGGGGGTGCTCAGGCTCCAATTTTGCTTATGGATGGTGTAGCAAAGATTTCCTTACCTACTTTTGCAATGGCAGCCTACAAGTTAAAGGGATCTATATGGCTGCAAAATGGAGTTAG
- the LOC130736838 gene encoding uncharacterized protein LOC130736838, producing MTSIQTSACSRKIKKRKCAKFYKICNAAAAIACVYHMKFLMKQGNRFLYSQGWKWVRETLNTPGESYNMFRMESHAVLKLEKILVSNGWLHPSKEMTSLEAIAMFLWSCAHSETNRNVQNKFGKSGDTVSRKFGEVLDDLCLLAKEIVKPPDFNFFEVPAKIKDDRKFWPYFEGCIGAIDGTHIPTIVPTKDQVRYIGRKGYPTQNVMLVCNFDMLITFVVVGWPGTAHDTRILSSAIEEMRTVFLTLLKYYLVDAGYPNMKGYLAPYKGERYHIPDFRAGSQAEGFQEIFNHAHSSLRNVIERTIEVWKKRWHILCDMRPYPLIKQQKIIVATTALHNFIRICGVEDEELNKCDSVPGYMTECEEERNIDEQTSSYNSIRATDGAMDRVRNQIAVGLVENRNR from the exons ATGACTTCTATTCAAACTAGTGCATGttcaagaaaaattaaaaaaaggaaaTGTGCAAAGTTCTACAAAATATGTAATGCTGCAGCAGCTATTGCATGTGTATATCACATGAAGTTTTTGATGAAGCAAGGTAATAGATTTCTTTATTCTCAAGGATGGAAGTGGGTTAGAGAAACTCTTAACACTCCAGGTGAAAGTTACAACATGTTCAGAATGGAGTCTCATGCTGTACTAAAGCTTGAAAAAATATTGGTGAGTAATGGTTGGCTACATCCATCTAAGGAAATGACATCCTTGGAGGCAATAGCCATGTTTCTTTGGAGTTGTGCACATAGTGAGACAAATAGGAATGTCCAGAATAAATTTGGGAAGTCAGGAGATACCGTAAGTAGGAAGTTTGGTGAAGTTCTGGATGACTTATGTTTATTAGCAAAGGAAATTGTGAAGCCTCCGGATTTTAACTTTTTTGAAGTTCCAGCAAAAATTAAAGACGATCGTAAATTTTGGCCTTATTTTGAAGGATGCATTGGTGCTATAGATGGAACACATATACCAACCATTGTTCCCACCAAAGATCAAGTTCGCTATATCGGTAGAAAGGGATATCCAACACAGAATGTCATGTTAGTGTGCAACTTTGACATGTTGATCACTTTTGTTGTTGTCGGTTGGCCTGGTACTGCACATGACACACGCATTCTTTCATCAGCTATTGAAgaaatgagaactgttttccTCACCCTCCTGAAG TACTATCTTGTGGATGCTGGATATCCAAACATGAAAGGTTATCTAGCACCATACAAGGGTGAAAGATATCACATTCCTGATTTTAGAGCTGGTAGTCAAGCAGAAGGTTTTCAAGAAATATTCAATCATGCACATTCTTCATTGAGAAATGTCATTGAACGAACAATTGAGGTATGGAAGAAAAGATGGCATATCCTATGTGATATGAGACCATATCCATTGATCAAACAACAGAAGATTATAGTTGCAACAACAGCACTCCATAACTTTATTCGAATATgtggtgttgaagatgaagaattgAACAAGTGTGATAGTGTTCCAGGATACATGACTGAgtgtgaagaagaaaggaatATTGATGAACAGACGAGTTCATATAATTCTATAAGAGCAACGGATGGTGCTATGGATAGAGTTCGAAATCAAATAGCAGTTGGTTTGGTAGAAAATAGAAATCGTTaa